CTTAGCCATGTTCTTACTTCCACATGTAAGGATTACCTGCAAAAAAGGTCCGTTAGTGAAGGTTATTCCAGTTCTTGTCATTTTTTGCAGTCAATCTTTAGGATTCTGTCGTAGTATTTTTTTTAACACCCCCTTATGCAGCTCCCTCTTGTATTTATGTCTCCTTTACATACAATTTTACTGTCAGGGCCTCACTACAGTTTTCCGTTCAAAAAAAGTACAATTTTCTTTGCTTAACCCTCTAGGAAGCCATTTAGTTAGGACTTATGGTGCAACCTACAATAACTTAATTTTGCATTGTACTTAACAAACAGAAAAACCTAGCTGTAGAGTGTTGAAAAATAAAATGTTAAGAGTTGGGAGTAAGCCAGTGCTTTGGAGATAATACTGAACTGTAATGCTTCCAGGAAAAAACCATACGCAGGCTGCATATATTTGGAGCAAAACAAAGACAACTCATGTTTTGTATCTGCAACTGAAACTGAATGACTCCATATAGCTACAAATTTTCTCTTACGCACTTCTTCTTTTTCAATATCTATGTTTTGTACTGTCTACGTCTTCACTTGGCTGACAATAACTGTTGAATGTTTTCATAGGTTTTGGATACATATAGGAATGGCCTATGTGTTTACCTTTTGGACATTTTACGTGTTGTTTCATGAATATAAGGTTATAACAACTATGAGATTGCGCTTTCTTGCTAATCAGAGTCGTCGACCTGATCAATTCACGGTAAGAAATATATTCTTCATACCAATTTAACTAATAGATTAAAAAATCATCAGATTTAAATGTTATTTTTTTATCTTCTTAGACTTGTTGCGTTTAAACTTATTTTAGCAGACTTACTAGTGTTGCGTAAAGTTTCCTACTTTTCACTCCTATCCTGCTCTATTTAGGTACTTGTGAGAAATGTACCACCGGACCCAGATGAAACAGTTAGTGAACATGTTGAGCACTTCTTTGCTGTGAATCATCGAGATCATTACCTCAGTCATCAGGTTTTACTTTTGCCGATCTTATCTCCACTGTGGTATTGTTATGGTGAATACAAAAACATTAACGAGAACCAAGAAAAATAAAACTGAAGCAGATATTTTTATTTTGAAGTGCAAGCTTTTCTATACTCTTCATCTGAAGTAGAAGCATCTGTTTACTCTTCTAGAAAAAGGGATACCATGTCTATACCAAAATTCCAGTTGCTCCTTTTTTATTATCACATTTGGAGTAATTTGGTGAGTGTGTTATCAACAGATTGTATACAATGCAAACGCCCTTGCCGGTTTGGTTGAGAAGAAGAAAGGCTTGAAGAACTGGCTGGTCTACTACGAAAATCAGCATGCTCATAATCCTGCAAAGAAGCCAACTATGAAGGTATGATTTTCTCCTATGCAAAGCATGCACTTGAAGCTTCTTTTCATCTATAACAAAGCTATTTCACTGTGTGATTTATTAATCTGGCAAGTGGTATATGACTAGACTACATCTCTTATAGACAGGACTGTGGGGTCTTTGGGGGCGAAAGGTGGATGCTATAGAATACTACAAGGCAGAAATTGAGGAGCTATGTAAACAGGTACTAGCTTCATTGAAAGGAATGGTCCACAACACTGGGCAATATTGATAGTCCTTAACTTGTGTTCCAGGAAGACGTGGAGAGACAAAAGGTGATGAGTGACCCTAATGCTATTATGCCGGCGGCATTTGTTTCTTTCAAAAGTCAGTGGGGGGCTGCTGTTTGTGCTCAAACACAGCAGACAAGTAATCCGACAGTGTGGCTAACCGAGTGGGCTCCGGAACCTCGTGATGTTTACTGGCCTAATCTCGCAATCCCTTTTGTTGAGCTCTCGGTTAGGAGGCTTATCATTTCCGTTGCGCTGTTCTTCCTCACTTTTTTCTTCATGATACCAATTGCATTTGTCCAATCCTTGGCAAATCTAGATGAGATTGAGCGGCTGCTTCCTTTCTTGAAACCCATAATAGAAAGGTGAGTTTTATTTCTAGTAGTTTATAGTTGAATTTTAAATAAGAGAAAAGAGCATTTACAGCATGTTTTTCACAAGAAGCATCTTCTGAATCCTTCCATCCTACTACTCCAACGATTTAAGGCAATGACTGGCTTGCGACTCGGTTAGTTCAGGTCCTAAGAGCTACATGTACACATTTTGATTTGATAAATTAGCTGGGTTCAATCAAAAAGATGTGCAAAATTCAAACTACCATGACATGTTAGGCTTACAAGAGGGCAACAGGTCCACATGCCAGTGACACAGCGATGGTATACTCCGACTTGGATGATCTTTGCAATGATATGCATCATGGAGCAATTTTGCCAATGGCCAACATTTGCAGTTCATTTGTAGCCGTTCTCAACATCATTTAACAACAGCATCTTAACATCTTATATAGTGTAATGTTGTACTATTTCATAAATATCATTTTCTTGCTAGTTGCTACATTGAACAGATATTATAAAGCTCGTGGAAAACAAGAACCTCAAATAAATGtaagatttgaacatgttataaagATACCATTTATTTTGGTAGGGAACAAGGTATATTTTTCCAGTGCTGGAAATCTAGATTGGTAGAAGTTATACTCAATTCTGCTCTCTAGAAACCTAAATACCGATTAATAAAAATGTTGCCCAAATATGTTTCTTTACTGAGCAATAAAGTGCTGAAAGAAATTTTGATAAATTTAGCAAACCTCAAATTACATAAAATGGCTATATTgtactccgtcccataatataagagcgttttttacactagtgtattgtcaaaaacgatcttatattatgggacggagggagtatttgtctggaAGATATTGTCTTTCTGGATCTAGTTTCATATTTTCATTATTGATGCACTGTCCTGCAGAAATTCTTTGAAGTCAGTTATACAAGGTTTCTTGCCAGGGATTGCATTAAAAATCTTCCTTATACTTCTCCCGATGTTTCTAATGACCATGAGCAAGATGGAAGGTCATATATCAATCTCTGGATTGGACAGGAGGACCGCATCAACATACTTCATGTTCCTTTTTGTCAATGTATTCTTGGGGAGTGTAATAACTGGAACAGCATTCCAACAGCTCGACACTTTTATCCATCAGCCAGCTAACAAGTAGGCTAGATCTTGAAATTGCTTCTTTTTTTGCATTAATGGTATTTCTATTAAAACAATGGATGGGGCCAATGTTTACTGCCACCTAATTCTTTTGCCATTCGTTCTCCTTTTGTCATGACAAGAATTCCAGAGACTGTTGGAGAATCAATTCCCATGAAAGCAACATTTTTCATTACATATGTAATGGTTGATGGATGGGCCGGTATCGCTGCTGAAGTTCTCAGGTTGAAGCCGTTGGTCATGTTCCACATAAAGAACACTTTCTTGGTCAGAACTGAGCAGGATCGTCAGCAGGCCATGGATCCTGGGAGCTTGGATTTTGGCACCACTGAACCACGAATACAACTCTACTTCCTGCTAGGACTAGTATATGCTGTTGTCACACCAATTCTTCTTCCTTTCATCATCGTGTTCTTCAGCCTTGCCTATCTTGTGTTCAGACACCAGGTACTAATCCCTGTTCATATCATCTTTCTGTTCTTTCACCAGtatgtttttatttctttttgtgagGTCTTGCACCAGTATGTTTGCTGTCATCACATTCATATCAGCATAAAACACCTATTTATGCTCATAAAGTTATAACTATCCATGCCATTCTTAGTAAACAACTGGATGTTTCATTCAGTAAACTAAAATACCCTGCATGCTAGGCAGCTTTCATACTTCATTTTTTCTACTAGCTTAGGCCACTAATATATTTTcggcttctttcgctgcaagatcaTTAATGTCTATAACCAGCAATACGAGAGCGGCGCACTATTCTGGCCAGATGTGCAAACACGACTTATTGCCGCATTAATAGTATCACAAATCCTCCTACTGGGACTACTGAGCACACAGGAAGCAGAGAAGTCTACTGTCGCTCTCCTTCCTCTTCCTGTCCTGACCATATGGTTCCACTATGTTTGCAAGGGTCGGTTTGAACCAGCGTATGTAAAGTTCCCCTTGCAGGTAGGGTTGAAACTTACCCTTCATTAAGATCTTCACCATAGTGTCTCAAATATTGAGCTAGGATGGCCTTGGTGCATACACTTACTGTTTGGTTTTGCAGGAAGCCATGGTGAAGGACACACTGCAACGAGCAAATGACCCGACTATGAGTTTGAGAGAATACCTGAAGGATGCATATGTGCACCCGGTCTTCCAGAAGGATGACATGTATGAGCTtgttgccatggatgaagaagagaagAATCCCACTGTTGCGACGAAGCGTCAATCGCGCATGAACACACCAGCAGAAAGCAAGTTCAATTCCAGTGTTGGCACTAGTGAAGGAGAATTCAGTCGGATGCATCCTGCTTGAGAAAATGTAAAGTTTCTGGATTTTTTGGTGATCTTGTACACGTTGGAGCAAAAAGGAAATGCAGGAAGTAGCAGAATGTACAATATACATGATCAACAGTCGCATCACTGCATTAGCATGTGCTGCTGCGCAAGATTATGATTTGAGCCCCAGAGCACTTAAAAAACTCAAAACACTGTCATTAGTTGAATCGAGTCCTTCCATCAGTTGAATTTATTAATATTACGATACTAGCGCATGCGATGATGTCTTACAAATGCAAGCTACAGGAGTCTTGAAAGTTTGGATATGTCAAAACAAATTTCCTACCAAACGAACTTGGGCAAATGGGTGCATCAATTCAGAACTTCTACTGATACTTTCAAGCCTTAAACTTACGAAAAAAAAGTAAATTAGAGGCTCTGCTCATAAAGAAAATAAGCAACATAAACAACAACTGGAAAAAGGATGACACTAAAATTATAAAAGGTTATCTTATAGAGATCTTGGAAAGTACAATATAGCAACAGAACTGGAATTTCTTCCGTGTTAATTGTTGGAGAAAAATCATCTCAAGCTGAGCATTCTTTCCAATATATGACATACTTTGTACATTTCTGTGCCTTGACAGTATCCTTTCTTACAAAAAGCAATGATCACTACTCGGTACAAGTACACATCTATTGCAAAG
The sequence above is a segment of the Triticum dicoccoides isolate Atlit2015 ecotype Zavitan chromosome 1A, WEW_v2.0, whole genome shotgun sequence genome. Coding sequences within it:
- the LOC119278221 gene encoding CSC1-like protein At4g02900 codes for the protein MGSLNEIAVAAGINISSALGFLLAFAILRIQPINDRVYFPKWYLKGTRSSPRHIGAGFSKFVNADFSTYLRFLNWMPAALQMPEPELIEHAGLDAAVYVRIYLLGLKIFVPIALLAFIVLVPVNWSSGTLEHEKDLNYDEIDKLSISNLGKGSKRFWIHIGMAYVFTFWTFYVLFHEYKVITTMRLRFLANQSRRPDQFTVLVRNVPPDPDETVSEHVEHFFAVNHRDHYLSHQIVYNANALAGLVEKKKGLKNWLVYYENQHAHNPAKKPTMKTGLWGLWGRKVDAIEYYKAEIEELCKQEDVERQKVMSDPNAIMPAAFVSFKSQWGAAVCAQTQQTSNPTVWLTEWAPEPRDVYWPNLAIPFVELSVRRLIISVALFFLTFFFMIPIAFVQSLANLDEIERLLPFLKPIIERNSLKSVIQGFLPGIALKIFLILLPMFLMTMSKMEGHISISGLDRRTASTYFMFLFVNVFLGSVITGTAFQQLDTFIHQPANKIPETVGESIPMKATFFITYVMVDGWAGIAAEVLRLKPLVMFHIKNTFLVRTEQDRQQAMDPGSLDFGTTEPRIQLYFLLGLVYAVVTPILLPFIIVFFSLAYLVFRHQIINVYNQQYESGALFWPDVQTRLIAALIVSQILLLGLLSTQEAEKSTVALLPLPVLTIWFHYVCKGRFEPAYVKFPLQEAMVKDTLQRANDPTMSLREYLKDAYVHPVFQKDDMYELVAMDEEEKNPTVATKRQSRMNTPAESKFNSSVGTSEGEFSRMHPA